A genome region from Nitrosopumilus oxyclinae includes the following:
- a CDS encoding PfkB family carbohydrate kinase, whose protein sequence is MLTVFGSTALDTIRTPKKTLKNVLGGAATFAAISASNFVDTGLIAVVGKDFPKEHHKILSKHLDLQGLTIKKGKTFRYDGKYDNTLSTRSTLKTELNVLADFKATVPEAYKKSQFVYLANNDPEQNTSLIKEFDNVKFSMCDTIDFWISTKREAVIKMIKAVDAVVINDEEAKLLTKEFNLIKCAKKMMQWGAKYVIIKKGEHGSLMFYDDVIFPTAGFSLEDVVDPTGAGDSFAGAMIGYLASKKSTKISDIKKAVIYGNVLGSFAVEKYGLDGLLKIKNGDIEKRIKTYEKMIRF, encoded by the coding sequence ATGCTTACTGTTTTTGGATCTACAGCACTAGATACCATTAGAACTCCAAAAAAAACATTAAAAAATGTTTTAGGTGGGGCAGCTACATTTGCAGCAATTTCAGCTAGTAATTTTGTAGATACAGGTCTAATTGCAGTAGTTGGAAAAGATTTTCCCAAAGAACATCATAAAATTTTATCAAAACATCTTGATTTACAAGGATTGACTATCAAAAAAGGAAAAACATTTCGTTACGATGGAAAATACGATAATACACTTAGTACAAGATCAACATTAAAAACAGAATTAAATGTGTTAGCGGATTTTAAAGCAACTGTACCTGAAGCGTATAAAAAATCTCAATTTGTATATCTTGCAAATAATGATCCAGAACAAAACACTTCTCTAATTAAAGAGTTTGATAATGTTAAATTTTCCATGTGTGATACAATAGACTTTTGGATTTCTACTAAACGTGAGGCAGTAATTAAAATGATCAAAGCAGTTGATGCTGTTGTAATTAATGATGAAGAAGCTAAACTCCTAACAAAAGAATTCAATTTAATTAAATGTGCAAAAAAAATGATGCAATGGGGAGCAAAATATGTCATCATTAAGAAAGGGGAGCATGGTTCTTTGATGTTTTATGATGATGTAATTTTTCCAACTGCAGGATTCTCTCTAGAAGATGTTGTAGATCCTACAGGTGCAGGGGATTCATTTGCAGGTGCAATGATTGGATACCTTGCAAGTAAAAAATCTACAAAGATATCTGATATCAAAAAGGCTGTAATTTATGGAAATGTTTTAGGATCATTTGCTGTAGAGAAATATGGTCTTGATGGATTATTAAAAATAAAAAATGGCGATATTGAAAAACGTATCAAGACATATGAAAAAATGATTCGATTCTAA
- a CDS encoding CBS domain-containing protein, whose protein sequence is MRLNKFEEKTVGKILDHIIDKTDITVPNSIKIAEAGKSLDNKYGVLAIKDQNDKVVQVVSKSDITHILSNEITLNTSNLIKDIQTRIHYNPIKVDDNVRKVLDFIIANKIDNLVLVDKDGKYHGIINKNKLKDAIEEMVD, encoded by the coding sequence ATGAGACTAAATAAATTCGAAGAAAAAACTGTTGGAAAGATATTAGATCATATCATTGACAAGACAGACATTACTGTTCCAAATAGTATCAAAATAGCAGAAGCTGGAAAAAGTTTGGATAACAAGTATGGAGTTCTTGCAATTAAGGATCAAAATGACAAGGTTGTTCAAGTGGTATCAAAATCAGATATTACTCACATTTTATCAAATGAAATTACTTTGAATACATCTAATCTAATTAAAGATATTCAAACACGAATACATTACAATCCAATCAAAGTAGATGACAACGTAAGAAAAGTTTTAGATTTCATTATTGCTAATAAGATAGATAATTTGGTTTTGGTAGACAAGGATGGAAAGTATCATGGAATTATTAACAAAAACAAACTAAAAGATGCCATTGAAGAAATGGTAGACTAG
- a CDS encoding endonuclease/exonuclease/phosphatase family protein — protein sequence MLHENIDAQTAKGIKELRNRIKVPSSVVDEKINIATWNIRAFGKKKRDKASIHYIAEVLSNFDLIAITELAENLNDLKRVIDVLGPYWKVVFSDIAMDRGGNSERIGYLYDKRVVTFTGLAAEADPFRKKNKKTGEYEPEITWWRSPYLASFRAGRFDFVLLTAHIRWGKGAIDRYDPLLQLAEWVEKRRKSKHVVDKDIIVMGDFNIPNEKSPLYDAITTYNLQMPKSLLGKHGTNLAKKKRYDQILYYKRHTKNINDEGGVVDFYKKDFRKLYPKKKFPDMDKESFTYEMSDHLPLWIQLDIWTDDEELDQLIRKKS from the coding sequence ATGTTACATGAGAACATTGATGCCCAAACTGCAAAGGGAATTAAGGAACTGCGAAATAGAATCAAGGTTCCATCCTCCGTTGTTGATGAGAAAATAAATATTGCAACTTGGAACATTCGCGCCTTTGGAAAAAAGAAAAGAGACAAGGCATCAATTCATTACATTGCTGAAGTATTATCCAATTTTGATCTAATTGCAATTACAGAACTTGCAGAAAACCTCAACGATCTAAAAAGAGTCATAGATGTTTTGGGGCCTTACTGGAAGGTTGTATTTTCAGACATTGCAATGGATAGAGGAGGAAATTCTGAGAGAATTGGTTATCTATATGACAAGAGAGTAGTTACATTCACTGGATTGGCAGCAGAAGCCGACCCATTTAGAAAAAAGAACAAAAAGACTGGAGAGTACGAGCCTGAGATTACTTGGTGGAGAAGCCCTTACTTGGCATCATTTCGTGCAGGACGATTTGACTTTGTACTGCTAACTGCTCATATCCGATGGGGCAAAGGTGCAATTGACAGGTATGATCCCCTATTGCAACTTGCAGAATGGGTTGAGAAAAGACGCAAGTCAAAACATGTTGTAGACAAGGATATCATTGTAATGGGCGACTTTAACATCCCAAATGAAAAAAGCCCCCTCTATGATGCAATTACAACCTATAATCTCCAAATGCCAAAATCCTTGCTAGGAAAACACGGGACAAATCTTGCAAAAAAGAAAAGATATGATCAAATTCTGTATTACAAGCGTCACACAAAAAACATCAATGATGAAGGTGGTGTAGTTGACTTTTACAAAAAGGATTTCAGGAAACTATATCCTAAAAAGAAATTCCCTGACATGGATAAAGAGTCATTCACATATGAAATGTCTGACCATCTTCCTTTGTGGATTCAGCTGGATATCTGGACTGATGATGAGGAACTTGATCAGCTGATTCGAAAAAAATCCTAA
- a CDS encoding AAA family ATPase codes for MKLEYKNDFHSIKQFTSTELPDFSILTGVNGSGKTHLLKAIQNGDVVIDSIEDVNDIIYFDYMEFRVSNEPEQNSFQLRQEQKATWDLLDSQNIPRFGTLKNNLLSIKSSIFPMTADSEKISEIAKTKNKPLLSLTKKDLDDVTYEKISNYKKRLKQIFSHPELLKHGGTLPTIVFVSKKFNSFLDEITYVEFTKLFEPIHLKENLLPIEIGKIFLKYRMSEFQECSANLQKINGNTTEIKKRAEEKCMERYNGQKPWEVVNSFLSTFSNFDYKLSFPEELDLSTYSNQDGPLFTPMLLDKKRDLAIPYNQLSSGEQILFSLALCLFKSKSDNMFPKLLLLDEIDATLHPSMIENLFNVINEVFLKNGTKVILSTHSPTTIALSDENSVFVVNKDGENKIEKSTKKNALHILTEGFATLEEGLHLADQLSNKELVIITEGKNVQYIKKTMEFFANDLIDNVDVLEGIEDITGKGQLKLFWDLFSSIPHTNKLLFVWDPDVENYRNLETKNKTYAYTFLKNISNNLCDKGIENLFSIEMFDGFTKTITDDATQETIIEFNAKKYKNDFLDRMMLKGEIEFQNFKPLFDHVRTILNT; via the coding sequence ATGAAATTAGAATACAAAAATGATTTTCATTCCATTAAACAGTTCACTTCTACAGAATTGCCTGATTTTTCAATTTTAACCGGCGTTAATGGATCAGGCAAAACTCATCTTCTAAAAGCAATTCAAAATGGTGATGTTGTAATAGATTCTATTGAAGACGTAAACGATATAATTTATTTTGATTATATGGAATTTAGAGTAAGTAATGAACCTGAGCAGAATAGCTTTCAATTAAGACAAGAGCAAAAGGCTACTTGGGATCTACTTGACTCTCAAAATATTCCCCGATTTGGAACTTTAAAAAATAATTTGTTAAGTATAAAATCATCTATTTTTCCTATGACTGCCGACTCAGAAAAAATTTCTGAAATTGCTAAAACAAAAAATAAACCATTGTTATCATTAACTAAAAAAGATCTTGATGATGTAACATATGAAAAAATAAGTAATTATAAAAAAAGATTAAAACAAATTTTTTCTCACCCTGAGTTACTAAAACATGGTGGGACTTTACCTACAATAGTATTTGTTTCAAAAAAATTTAATTCATTTTTAGATGAAATAACTTATGTTGAATTTACTAAATTATTTGAGCCTATTCATCTCAAGGAAAATCTTTTACCTATTGAAATTGGTAAAATATTTCTAAAATATAGAATGAGTGAATTTCAGGAATGCTCTGCTAATTTACAAAAAATTAATGGAAATACTACTGAAATTAAAAAAAGAGCTGAAGAAAAATGCATGGAGCGTTATAATGGACAAAAACCATGGGAGGTAGTTAATTCATTTCTTAGTACATTTAGTAATTTTGATTACAAACTTTCATTTCCTGAAGAATTAGATTTGTCCACTTATTCTAATCAGGATGGGCCTCTTTTCACACCTATGCTGTTAGATAAAAAACGTGACTTGGCAATTCCATATAATCAATTATCTTCTGGCGAACAAATTCTGTTTTCACTAGCCCTATGTTTATTCAAAAGTAAATCTGATAATATGTTTCCAAAACTATTATTGCTTGATGAAATTGATGCTACACTTCATCCAAGTATGATTGAAAATCTTTTCAATGTGATTAATGAAGTATTTTTAAAAAATGGAACTAAGGTGATATTATCTACTCACTCTCCTACAACAATTGCACTATCTGATGAAAATTCTGTTTTTGTTGTAAATAAAGATGGAGAAAATAAAATTGAAAAAAGTACTAAAAAAAATGCATTACATATTTTAACTGAGGGATTTGCAACCTTGGAAGAAGGATTACATTTAGCTGATCAATTAAGTAACAAAGAACTAGTTATCATTACTGAAGGAAAAAATGTACAATATATTAAAAAAACAATGGAATTTTTTGCAAATGACTTAATCGATAACGTAGATGTTCTTGAAGGTATTGAAGATATCACTGGAAAAGGGCAACTAAAATTATTTTGGGATTTGTTTTCATCTATTCCACATACTAACAAACTACTATTTGTTTGGGATCCTGATGTTGAAAATTATCGTAATCTTGAAACCAAAAATAAAACATATGCTTATACATTTTTAAAAAATATATCAAATAACTTGTGTGACAAAGGAATTGAAAATCTGTTTTCAATTGAAATGTTTGATGGCTTTACTAAAACAATTACTGATGATGCAACTCAGGAAACAATTATTGAATTTAATGCTAAAAAATACAAAAATGATTTTCTTGATAGAATGATGTTAAAAGGAGAAATTGAATTTCAGAATTTTAAACCTTTGTTTGACCACGTACGAACAATTCTTAATACTTAA
- a CDS encoding helix-turn-helix domain-containing protein, translating to MSRPHIRLQKKRATEDQITNEIYNLLHGTGTRPYPLTVTETAKVLGVSRDTIYRYVKKMKGESKILKTKDRLVLPKLPEDTKFRQFNKNHLITGDPLVTEWIDDLLTRKGGSPLKNWDRRICCLETVCNTCKIEPQDLIVSHRRTEKIMRTFAKFYTSGNAIQSKSGSKPTGLNTGIYARVQAVRDFCMFYNLFWQKGVTGIMSQKVLGHGKYSDIRLTDDELQRADEYIKEKWGLDSDVYRWFWVGIESCARFDALYNMPLEYTESVSKKSGNTTYLMTAIETKTDHIRGGKWLKYISRKDTQTSLDLLKSRGGQRIHENNIIKYKFTKNISYYLKQIYKHLGKQASYFQHHPTHALRHIGAHYWLSKTDYNYGLIAEIGGWNNMDELKKSYGQIPPEKILEIIE from the coding sequence TTGAGCAGACCTCACATAAGACTACAAAAGAAAAGAGCAACAGAAGATCAAATAACAAATGAAATCTACAATCTGTTACACGGTACAGGTACCAGACCATATCCACTAACAGTAACGGAGACTGCCAAAGTCCTCGGAGTGTCAAGGGATACAATATACAGATACGTAAAAAAGATGAAAGGAGAATCAAAGATTCTCAAAACTAAAGACAGGCTAGTCTTACCAAAACTTCCCGAGGATACAAAGTTCCGCCAGTTTAACAAGAACCATCTAATTACAGGAGACCCGCTAGTCACAGAATGGATTGATGATCTATTAACAAGAAAGGGAGGAAGTCCGCTCAAGAACTGGGACAGAAGAATATGCTGTCTTGAGACAGTATGCAATACCTGCAAGATAGAACCCCAAGATCTCATAGTATCTCACAGGAGAACTGAAAAAATTATGCGAACCTTTGCCAAATTCTATACGTCAGGAAATGCAATCCAGTCAAAGAGCGGCTCAAAACCAACTGGACTAAACACAGGAATATACGCGCGAGTCCAAGCAGTCAGAGACTTTTGTATGTTTTACAATCTCTTCTGGCAGAAAGGAGTTACGGGTATTATGTCACAAAAAGTTCTAGGGCATGGCAAGTACAGCGACATCAGACTAACAGATGATGAATTACAAAGAGCAGATGAATACATCAAGGAAAAGTGGGGATTGGATTCAGATGTTTACCGCTGGTTCTGGGTTGGAATAGAGTCTTGTGCAAGATTTGATGCATTATACAACATGCCACTAGAATATACAGAATCAGTTTCTAAAAAATCAGGGAATACAACTTACCTAATGACTGCAATCGAAACAAAGACTGATCATATTCGAGGTGGAAAGTGGTTAAAGTATATCAGCAGAAAAGATACTCAGACAAGTTTGGATTTACTAAAAAGTAGAGGAGGACAAAGAATTCACGAAAATAATATCATAAAATACAAGTTTACAAAAAATATCTCATATTATCTAAAACAAATTTACAAACACTTGGGAAAACAAGCATCCTATTTTCAACATCACCCAACACATGCATTACGCCATATTGGTGCACATTACTGGTTATCAAAAACAGATTACAATTATGGATTAATTGCAGAGATCGGAGGATGGAACAACATGGACGAATTGAAGAAAAGTTACGGTCAAATTCCTCCAGAGAAAATTCTTGAAATTATAGAATAA
- a CDS encoding dUTPase produces the protein MSEEKDRLETIFKLQKGLSSMMKLDRYPKDSEGRISALCTAIMHEAVELQRTTNWKWWKTPVEFDEAEAREELIDIWHFVVQASLELKLTPDDILDEYKKKNEINRERQRTGY, from the coding sequence TTGTCAGAAGAAAAAGATCGACTAGAGACAATATTCAAACTTCAAAAAGGACTATCAAGTATGATGAAACTGGATAGATATCCAAAAGATTCTGAAGGAAGAATTTCTGCTTTATGTACTGCCATAATGCATGAGGCTGTAGAACTACAAAGAACAACAAACTGGAAATGGTGGAAAACTCCTGTAGAATTTGATGAAGCCGAAGCAAGGGAAGAATTAATTGATATTTGGCATTTTGTTGTGCAGGCTTCTCTCGAACTAAAACTTACACCTGATGATATTTTAGATGAATACAAAAAGAAAAATGAAATCAATCGTGAAAGACAAAGAACAGGTTATTAA
- a CDS encoding tetrahydromethanopterin S-methyltransferase subunit A, giving the protein MNVIGEAIGELCKVILPINEEFYLGNPDSKIAICTLSSMDLLKNIANSEMLNKISIVGRLLSENKGIDSIIKYVNKNHKVNTIIVCGKDVWGHKSGHSLFQLHKNGTDQNNRIINSSSPDPFLTVSKSEIKYFQDNVKLVNLINVTETEVIFKKF; this is encoded by the coding sequence GTGAATGTAATTGGTGAGGCAATTGGAGAACTTTGTAAAGTCATTTTACCTATTAATGAAGAATTTTATCTTGGAAATCCTGATTCTAAGATAGCAATTTGTACTCTTTCAAGCATGGATTTGCTCAAAAATATTGCAAATTCTGAAATGCTAAACAAAATATCAATTGTGGGGAGATTACTTTCTGAAAACAAAGGAATTGATTCTATTATAAAATATGTAAACAAAAATCACAAAGTCAATACCATAATTGTATGTGGCAAAGATGTTTGGGGACATAAATCAGGTCATTCATTATTTCAACTTCATAAAAATGGAACTGATCAAAATAATAGAATAATTAATTCATCTAGTCCAGATCCATTTCTCACCGTTTCAAAATCAGAAATAAAATATTTTCAAGATAATGTAAAACTTGTAAATTTGATTAATGTAACTGAAACTGAAGTAATTTTTAAAAAATTCTAA
- a CDS encoding DegT/DnrJ/EryC1/StrS family aminotransferase: MKIAINIPIVGKEEIDVVTSILKNGALTSAANLGGKHVQEFEKSVASFVKSKYAIAVNSGTAALQAALYALDIKKGDEVLLPSFTFVATANAVVATGAKPVFVDILKENYTIDPDDLIKKITKRTRAIIPVHLYGNVANIERLSEISKKHNIPIIEDSAQSLGSTYKGKHTGTFFEMGCYSMYPAKVMTAGEGGFVVTNNKNLRDKLLMIRNHGMVHGYDTRVFGLNLRLPEINAAIATVQIKKLPKFLKSRKNNSQRLTKLISDLDLVLPKERKNENVNWYLYTISTDKRDKLLKKLNDKGIGAASYYPTPVHKTPFYKLKTKLPVTDWAASHVLSLPIHPNVTQKNIEFIAKTMREIL, translated from the coding sequence TTGAAAATTGCAATTAACATTCCTATTGTGGGTAAAGAAGAGATAGATGTAGTCACGTCAATTCTTAAAAATGGAGCTTTAACATCTGCTGCTAATTTAGGCGGAAAACATGTTCAGGAATTTGAAAAATCTGTGGCATCTTTTGTAAAATCAAAATATGCCATTGCAGTAAATTCTGGTACTGCAGCATTACAGGCCGCACTTTATGCATTGGATATTAAAAAAGGAGATGAAGTTTTACTCCCATCATTTACATTTGTAGCAACTGCAAATGCAGTAGTTGCAACTGGAGCAAAACCAGTTTTTGTTGATATCTTAAAAGAAAATTATACTATAGATCCTGATGATTTAATAAAAAAAATTACAAAAAGAACACGAGCAATAATCCCAGTTCATCTGTATGGAAATGTAGCAAATATTGAAAGACTTTCTGAAATATCTAAAAAACATAATATCCCTATCATAGAAGATTCTGCACAATCATTAGGTTCTACTTACAAAGGAAAACACACTGGAACTTTCTTTGAAATGGGATGTTACAGTATGTATCCTGCTAAAGTAATGACTGCAGGAGAAGGCGGTTTTGTTGTAACTAATAATAAAAATCTCAGAGATAAACTGCTAATGATTAGAAATCATGGAATGGTTCATGGTTATGATACTCGAGTGTTTGGTCTAAATTTAAGATTGCCAGAAATAAATGCAGCAATAGCAACTGTACAAATAAAAAAACTTCCTAAATTTTTAAAATCTAGAAAAAATAATTCTCAACGTTTAACAAAATTAATTTCTGATCTTGATCTTGTTTTACCAAAAGAAAGAAAAAATGAAAATGTAAATTGGTATCTATATACAATTTCAACTGATAAACGTGATAAACTATTAAAAAAATTAAATGATAAAGGAATTGGTGCAGCATCCTACTATCCTACACCTGTACATAAAACACCATTTTACAAACTCAAAACAAAATTGCCTGTTACTGATTGGGCAGCTTCACATGTACTATCTTTACCAATCCATCCAAATGTAACTCAGAAAAATATTGAATTTATTGCTAAAACAATGCGTGAAATATTGTGA
- a CDS encoding C2H2-type zinc finger protein, translated as MGLFGSSKNELKCKKCGTILPDSDRLKKHQEKAHNKKKEKCRACGAEFDYSEDLRKHKKNCK; from the coding sequence ATGGGATTATTTGGTTCTAGTAAAAATGAATTAAAATGTAAAAAATGTGGTACAATCCTTCCAGATTCTGATAGATTAAAGAAACATCAAGAAAAAGCACACAATAAGAAAAAAGAAAAATGCAGAGCTTGTGGAGCTGAATTTGATTATTCAGAAGATTTGAGAAAACACAAGAAGAATTGTAAATAA
- a CDS encoding tyrosine--tRNA ligase, whose product MDITEKVDLIQRPPTEEIVTQEELIELFKTNSSPNHYIGLEISGFLHLGSLISTGFKINDFVKAGVKCKIFLADWHTLINDKLGGDWETIAKVSKYYQDAFKLVCPDAEIILGSKLYEEKTEYWSELVKFTKHMSIARTMRTLTIMGRSEDDKKIDVAKLLYPAMQAVDIHSLDVDIAHAGMDQRKIHMLVREIFPKMKWKVPVAVHHKLLPGLSKPADSSDEKIVGKMSKSDPNSGVFIHNADDEIRKKISKAWCEEANIENNPLLEISKSVIFHEFNEMNVERPEKFGGNVSYINYNQLEKDFAEKKLHPGDLKQTVGNYLVKVVSPIREKLNLSEELNDAIKKSF is encoded by the coding sequence TTGGATATTACAGAAAAAGTAGATTTGATTCAAAGACCACCAACTGAAGAAATAGTGACACAAGAAGAATTAATTGAACTATTCAAAACTAATTCATCACCAAATCATTACATTGGTTTAGAAATTTCTGGTTTCTTGCATCTTGGCAGTCTAATTAGTACAGGTTTTAAAATTAATGATTTCGTAAAAGCTGGTGTAAAATGTAAGATCTTTCTGGCCGATTGGCATACTCTGATAAATGACAAACTAGGTGGAGATTGGGAAACAATTGCAAAAGTTTCAAAATATTACCAAGATGCTTTCAAATTAGTTTGTCCTGATGCAGAAATAATTTTAGGATCTAAACTATATGAGGAAAAAACAGAATATTGGTCTGAGCTTGTAAAATTTACAAAACATATGTCAATTGCAAGAACAATGAGAACTTTGACTATAATGGGTAGATCAGAGGACGACAAAAAAATTGATGTTGCAAAATTACTATATCCTGCAATGCAAGCAGTTGATATTCATTCTTTAGATGTAGATATTGCTCATGCTGGAATGGATCAAAGGAAAATCCACATGTTGGTTAGAGAAATATTTCCAAAAATGAAATGGAAAGTACCTGTTGCTGTTCATCATAAATTATTACCAGGACTTTCAAAACCTGCAGACTCTAGTGATGAGAAAATCGTAGGTAAAATGAGTAAATCTGATCCAAACTCAGGAGTGTTTATTCATAATGCTGATGATGAAATAAGGAAAAAAATAAGCAAGGCATGGTGTGAAGAAGCAAATATTGAAAATAATCCATTATTAGAAATTTCAAAATCTGTAATATTTCATGAATTTAATGAAATGAATGTAGAGAGACCTGAAAAATTTGGTGGAAATGTATCATATATTAATTACAATCAACTGGAAAAAGATTTTGCAGAAAAGAAATTACATCCTGGAGATTTGAAACAAACAGTTGGAAATTATTTAGTCAAAGTAGTTTCTCCAATCAGAGAAAAATTGAATCTTAGTGAAGAATTGAATGATGCAATTAAGAAAAGTTTTTAG
- the cobJ gene encoding precorrin-3B C(17)-methyltransferase, with amino-acid sequence MTGKLYIVGVGPGHHDHMTFRAKEVIGESNTIVGYETYVNLVQDLIEGKTVHRYAMTQEVERAHQCIDLAKSGKIVSLVSSGDPGIYGMAGLIYETLAESGWNPKDDLQVEIVPGVSALNSCASIIGSPLMTDFAVVSMSDLLVPWEVISKRVEAAAQGDFVIVIYNPASKKRIHQLQDTRKVLLKYRKPSTPVAIIKSAYRESESIVMTDLENLPNHSDQLGMTSTVIVGNSSTYTYKDLMINPRGYKSKYNLEEQTNPNLKV; translated from the coding sequence TTGACTGGTAAACTCTACATTGTAGGTGTCGGACCTGGCCATCATGACCATATGACATTTCGAGCAAAAGAAGTGATTGGTGAGAGTAATACAATTGTTGGATATGAAACTTATGTTAATTTAGTACAAGATCTTATTGAAGGAAAAACTGTTCATCGTTATGCAATGACACAAGAAGTTGAAAGAGCTCATCAATGTATTGATCTTGCTAAATCTGGAAAAATTGTTTCACTAGTATCAAGTGGTGATCCAGGAATTTATGGAATGGCAGGATTAATCTATGAAACACTTGCTGAATCTGGTTGGAATCCAAAAGATGATCTTCAAGTGGAAATTGTTCCTGGCGTGTCTGCACTTAATTCATGCGCATCAATTATTGGCTCACCTCTAATGACTGATTTTGCAGTTGTTAGCATGAGTGATTTACTGGTTCCATGGGAAGTTATTTCAAAAAGAGTTGAAGCAGCAGCTCAAGGTGACTTTGTAATTGTAATTTATAATCCTGCTAGTAAAAAAAGAATTCATCAATTACAAGATACAAGAAAAGTTCTTTTAAAATATAGAAAACCTTCTACACCAGTTGCAATTATCAAAAGTGCATATAGAGAATCTGAATCTATTGTAATGACTGATTTAGAAAATTTACCCAATCATTCAGATCAACTAGGCATGACTAGTACTGTAATTGTTGGAAATTCATCGACTTATACTTACAAAGATTTAATGATCAACCCAAGAGGTTACAAATCAAAATATAATTTAGAAGAACAAACAAATCCTAATCTTAAAGTCTAA